The Onthophagus taurus isolate NC chromosome 2, IU_Otau_3.0, whole genome shotgun sequence genome includes a window with the following:
- the LOC111427402 gene encoding uncharacterized protein isoform X1: MASSKLFAKFNITIKNFNRKNGPKVLINISSTHNRKYSTRSKIIVEKPVVEIGGDEMAKVLFDRVKRKLIIPFVNLERDYYDCSLKNRNRTENEIVDEAIQAIKRHKVAIKCPTTTPNEKAIRDQKLKQIVFPSPNVMIRNALSGTQIREPIICKGVTKFVPRWRNPIVMCRHTFGDQYGGKDIVLNEPGKISLQYTTESGENYKYEFEVPGKGVALLTYNTQESIEAFAESCFQIALERDYPLFFTSKHTHLKKYDQIFVDTFNKLYKKKYKKRFDAKNLSYEHKLVDDMAAYAIRSNGGFVWALKSYDGDVLSDIVGQGFGSMGMMMNSLLSHDGQMILTEPAHGVISRHYKKHLNDEKTSTNPLSTIFAWTRGLQHRAKIDRNYDLLHFAELLEKCSRQTVEEGHLTRDLALCTYGHNFHDNVCISTDDFIEIIAEKVEGHFVQLFIEEEVEVKN, encoded by the exons ATTCAACgcgttcaaaaattattgttgaaaAACCAGTCGTAGAAATCGGCGGAGATGAAATGGCCAAAGTTCTATTTGACcgtgtaaaaagaaaattaataatcccCTTTGTAAACTTAGAACGAGATTACTACGATtgcagtttaaaaaatcgtaatcgTACTGAAAATGAGATCGTCGATGAAGCGATTCAAGCGATTAAACGACACAAAGTGGCGATTAAATGCCCAACTACAACCCCCAACGAAAAAGCTATACGcgatcaaaaattaaaacagatCGTTTTTCCCAGTCCTAATGTAATGATAAGAAACGCTTTGAGTGGAACGCAAATTCGGGAGCCGATTATTTGTAAAGGGGTTACCAAGTTTGTGCCGCGTTGGAGGAACCCCATTGTAATGTGTAGACACACTTTTGGGGATCAATATGGGGGTAAAGATATTGTTTTGAATGAACCGGGGAAGATTTCATTGCAATATACAACAGAATCAGGGGAGAATTACAAATATGAATTTGAAGTACCAGGAAAAGGGGTTGCTTTACTTACATACAATACGCAAGAAAGTATTGAGGCTTTTGCTGAATCTTGTTTCCAAATTGCTTTGGAAAGGGATTATCCCTTATTCTTTACAAGCAAACACACTCATTTAAAAAAGTATGATCAAATTTTTGTGGATACTTTTAAcaagttatataaaaa gaaatacaagaaaagatttgatgcaaaaaatttatcatatGAACATAAATTAGTAGACGATATGGCAGCTTATGCAATTCGTTCAAATGGAGGTTTTGTATGGGCCTTAAAAAGTTATGATGGGGATGTTTTGTCCGATATAGTCGGGCAGGGTTTTGGTTCAATGGGAATGATGATGAATAGTCTCCTTTCGCACGATGGACAAATGATTTTAACGGAACCGGCTCACGGGGTTATTTCTAGACATTATAA GAAACATTTAAACGATGAGAAAACATCTACGAATCCGTTATCGACTATTTTTGCTTGGACAAGAGGTCTTCAACATCGAGCGAAAATTGATAGAAATTATGATTTGTTGCATTTTGCGGAATTATTGGAGAAGTGTAGTCGGCAAACGGTTGAAGAGGGCCATTTAACCAGGGATTTGGCTTTGTGTACTTATGGCCATAATTTCCATGACAATGTTTGCATCAGCACCGACGATTTTATTGAGATTATTGCCGAAAAAGTCGAGGGACACTTTGTACAATTGtttattgaagaagaagttgaggttaaaaattaa
- the LOC111427402 gene encoding uncharacterized protein isoform X2, with product MCFKINSTRSKIIVEKPVVEIGGDEMAKVLFDRVKRKLIIPFVNLERDYYDCSLKNRNRTENEIVDEAIQAIKRHKVAIKCPTTTPNEKAIRDQKLKQIVFPSPNVMIRNALSGTQIREPIICKGVTKFVPRWRNPIVMCRHTFGDQYGGKDIVLNEPGKISLQYTTESGENYKYEFEVPGKGVALLTYNTQESIEAFAESCFQIALERDYPLFFTSKHTHLKKYDQIFVDTFNKLYKKKYKKRFDAKNLSYEHKLVDDMAAYAIRSNGGFVWALKSYDGDVLSDIVGQGFGSMGMMMNSLLSHDGQMILTEPAHGVISRHYKKHLNDEKTSTNPLSTIFAWTRGLQHRAKIDRNYDLLHFAELLEKCSRQTVEEGHLTRDLALCTYGHNFHDNVCISTDDFIEIIAEKVEGHFVQLFIEEEVEVKN from the exons ATTCAACgcgttcaaaaattattgttgaaaAACCAGTCGTAGAAATCGGCGGAGATGAAATGGCCAAAGTTCTATTTGACcgtgtaaaaagaaaattaataatcccCTTTGTAAACTTAGAACGAGATTACTACGATtgcagtttaaaaaatcgtaatcgTACTGAAAATGAGATCGTCGATGAAGCGATTCAAGCGATTAAACGACACAAAGTGGCGATTAAATGCCCAACTACAACCCCCAACGAAAAAGCTATACGcgatcaaaaattaaaacagatCGTTTTTCCCAGTCCTAATGTAATGATAAGAAACGCTTTGAGTGGAACGCAAATTCGGGAGCCGATTATTTGTAAAGGGGTTACCAAGTTTGTGCCGCGTTGGAGGAACCCCATTGTAATGTGTAGACACACTTTTGGGGATCAATATGGGGGTAAAGATATTGTTTTGAATGAACCGGGGAAGATTTCATTGCAATATACAACAGAATCAGGGGAGAATTACAAATATGAATTTGAAGTACCAGGAAAAGGGGTTGCTTTACTTACATACAATACGCAAGAAAGTATTGAGGCTTTTGCTGAATCTTGTTTCCAAATTGCTTTGGAAAGGGATTATCCCTTATTCTTTACAAGCAAACACACTCATTTAAAAAAGTATGATCAAATTTTTGTGGATACTTTTAAcaagttatataaaaa gaaatacaagaaaagatttgatgcaaaaaatttatcatatGAACATAAATTAGTAGACGATATGGCAGCTTATGCAATTCGTTCAAATGGAGGTTTTGTATGGGCCTTAAAAAGTTATGATGGGGATGTTTTGTCCGATATAGTCGGGCAGGGTTTTGGTTCAATGGGAATGATGATGAATAGTCTCCTTTCGCACGATGGACAAATGATTTTAACGGAACCGGCTCACGGGGTTATTTCTAGACATTATAA GAAACATTTAAACGATGAGAAAACATCTACGAATCCGTTATCGACTATTTTTGCTTGGACAAGAGGTCTTCAACATCGAGCGAAAATTGATAGAAATTATGATTTGTTGCATTTTGCGGAATTATTGGAGAAGTGTAGTCGGCAAACGGTTGAAGAGGGCCATTTAACCAGGGATTTGGCTTTGTGTACTTATGGCCATAATTTCCATGACAATGTTTGCATCAGCACCGACGATTTTATTGAGATTATTGCCGAAAAAGTCGAGGGACACTTTGTACAATTGtttattgaagaagaagttgaggttaaaaattaa
- the LOC111427400 gene encoding uncharacterized protein produces MELRESLEIRKLSPKYRSKLVSILQNQDDWKMLMSNIPELLGKDHYHCSLGEHNLPRYNSDHIRIIEQASKDSNRAPTDVLFEEWGSSGRIRPTLGHLFHLVQTLEMRQATEYIASLLNKNITRRPTIGPSAPVVLNTEELRIIESDSITSEIQNLQYPSFSIENATPYENKSVNIPDLSNLMRISSHNEPQTLQNGSDVVSTSTEDNNSTSIDQMYLPDFDRINTKDESVIIPNQEYVNLKSLCLEGTIMDPFPGVRRDRSDSAPGKSLSLNTPLRHFNYHDLKEATNNFDKTPSTVKLENGDIGRFLGSGGYGSVYLALGLKEEPTAAVKKITLDGQMINLQDHILNSFKTEVENLYKFKHDNLVGLLGYSCDGPSICLVYEYIPGGNLNNRLNANNVDELGWKTRIEIAFGISKAVCYLHIANPKQPFIHRDIKTANILLDAQKKPKLCDFGTARLSKHTTSHTVNVIGTGPYMSPEGTRGDVSVKLDTFSFGVVLLELLTGWPPLDHSRSSYDLLTFVRELLKDNNENVSEILDKKAGDWTHKNINFGLELYKICKKCVEDLKADRPFMMNVKDQLEILVDLLNDKQIILPHISFESLIKSTNNFNESNLIFQEESEFNSLEYLCRGFFGSETNVVKKITIDGHSPIYHDFHLYSFKEEIEKICQFKHLNLVELLGYCCEYPYYCFIYEHMDADNLQNKLRDERNNLSCANRLKIAVQISRAIAYLHNFSHIHRDLRSVNVYLDQKNIIKIRTGKLFKNSSTNSVSISRIDPYMSPEGIRGDISVKLDSFSFGIILLELLTGLEPFDPERSSFDLLTYVSEEILNGSFKSILDKKVDSWSLNDINIDEELFKMSELCVKEKPHRPFMIDVNTKLEELLSSVEPEEDFRPALSFLMN; encoded by the exons ATGGAATTAAGAGAATCATTAGAAATACGAAAACTTTCACCGAAATATCGCTCTAAATTGGTTAGCATATTGCAAAATCAAGACGATTGGAAAATGTTGATGTCCAACATTCCAGAATTATTAGGAAAAGATCATTATCATTGTTCCTTAGGTGAACACAACTTGCCTAGATATAATTCTGATCATATCAG aattatAGAACAAGCCAGTAAAGATTCAAATCGGGCACCAACAGACGTCTTATTTGAAGAATGGGGCAGTTCAGGACGGATTCGCCCCACTTTGGGGCATCTCTTTCATTTGGTACAAACCCTTGAAATGCGTCAAGCAACAGAATACATTGCATCTTTGTTAAATAAGAACATAACTAGGCGACCTACAATAGGTCCTTCTGCTCCAGTTGTGTTAAACACGGAAGAATTAAGAATTATTGAAAGTGACTCAATTACCtctgaaattcaaaatttacaatacCCATCCTTTTCAATAGAAAACGCAACCccttatgaaaataaaagtgTAAATATACCcgatttatcaaatttaatgCGGATTAGTAGTCATAATGAACCACAAACCTTACAAAATGGTTCTGATGTGGTTTCAACATCAACTGAGGATAATAATAGTACATCAATAGATCAAATGTATTTACCTGATTTTGATCGTATTAACACTAAAGATGAAAGTGTGATAATTCCAAATCAAgaatatgttaatttgaaaagtttgTGTCTAGAAGGTACAATAATGGACCCATTTCCAGGAGTACGTCGAGATCGTTCTGATAGCGCCCCAGGAAAATCATTATCTTTAAACACACcattaagacattttaattatcaTGATTTAAAAGAAGCAAccaataattttgataaaactcCTTCAActgtaaaattagaaaacgGCGATATTGGACGTTTTTTGGGTTCTGGTGGTTATGGATCTGTTTATTTAGCCTTAGGGTTAAAAGAAGAACCAACCGCTGCGGTTAAAAAGATTACACTCGATGGCCAAATGATAAATTTACAAGATCACATATTAAATTCGTTCAAAACTGAAGTCgaaaatttatacaaatttaaacatgATAATTTGGTGGGATTGTTAGGGTATTCTTGCGATGGCCCAAGTATTTGTTTAGTTTATGAGTACATACCTGGtggaaatttaaataatcgattaaaTGCAAACAATGTAGATGAACTTGGGTGGAAGACTAGGATTGAAATCGCTTTTGGGATATCAAAGGCCGTTTGTTATTTGCATATAGCAAATCCCAAACAACCGTTTATTCATCGAGATATTAAAACAGCCAATATTTTACTTGATGCTCAAAAGAAACCTAAA ttgtGCGATTTTGGAACTGCTCGTTTATCAAAACACACCACATCTCATACTGTTAACGTTATCGGTACTGGTCCTTATATGTCTCCAGAAGGAACAAg gggGGATGTTTCTGTTAAATTAGATACGTTTAGTTTTGGGGTGGTTCTTTTGGAATTATTAACAGGTTGGCCTCCTTTAGATCACAGTAGAAGTAGTTATGATTTA ttaacgTTTGTTCgcgaattattaaaagataaCAACGAAAATGTATCAGAAATTTTAGACAAAAAAGCAGGGGATTGGACCCATAAAAACATTAACTTTGGTTTAGAATTATATAAAATCTGTAAAAAATGCGTTGAAGATTTAAAAGCGGACCGACCGTTCATGATGAATGTAAAAGATCAATTAGAAATCTTAGTAGATTTACTCAATGATAAGCAAATAATATTACCTCATATTTCTTTTGAATCTCTCATTAAATCAACCAATAACTTTAATGAATCTAACCTAATTTTTCAAGAGGAATCTGAGTTTAACAGTTTAGAATATTTATGTAGGGGTTTTTTTGGATCAGAAACGAAtgtagttaaaaaaatcaccatcGATGGGCACTCTCCAATTTACCACGATTTTCATTTATACtcttttaaagaagaaattgaaaaaatttgcCAATTTAAACACCTAAACCTAGTTGAATTGTTAGGTTATTGCTGTGAATATccgtattattgttttatttatgaacaCATGGATGCagataatttacaaaataaactCCGTGATGAACGGAATAATTTAAGTTGTGCAAACCGATTGAAAATTGCAGTCCAAATCAGCAGGGCTATAgcttatttacataattttagtCATATTCATCGTGATCTCCGAAGTGTTAATGTTTATTtagatcaaaaaaatattataaag ATTCGTACTggaaaacttttcaaaaatagtTCTACAAATTCTGTTAGTATATCACGAATTGATCCATATATGTCACCAGAAGGAATTAG ggGTGATATTTCGGTTAAATTGGATTCATTCAGTTTTGGTATTATTCTGTTAGAATTATTAACAGGGCTCGAACCATTTGATCCTGAAAGAAGTAGTTTCGACTTG ttaacatATGTAAGTGAAGAGATCTTAAACGGTAGTTTTAAATCGATATTAGATAAAAAAGTAGATTCGTGGTCCTTAAATGATATAAACATTGATgaggaattatttaaaatgtccGAATTATGCGTAAAAGAAAAGCCACATCGTCCATTTATGATTGATGTGAATACAAAGTTAGAGGAATTATTAAGTAGTGTAGAACCAGAAGAAGATTTTCGACCAgctttatcatttttaatgaattaa
- the LOC111427125 gene encoding eukaryotic translation initiation factor 3 subunit G → MPSAEEVKSSWADEVELEGGSLPPPTEIRENGFKIVTEYKYNEDDKKVKIVRTYKIEKRNVSKSIAVRKTWKKFGESVDDKPGPNPATTIVAEEVYMQYVTSKEEDNKQDEENAIDKLKAMGEKTVVKCRTCSGDHWTTKCPWKDTVLAGGKPDEKKGPVNTTTTADSNKPGGSKYVPPNLREGAVKRTDNSNMARREDATAIRISNLSESTTDMDLEDLVKPFGPIQKLFLAKDKQTGQCKGFAYIHFKFRNDAAKAIRSLHGHGYDHLILTVDWSKPPSHQS, encoded by the exons atgccGTCGGCCGAAGAAGTTAAATCAAGTTGGGCGGATGAAGTCGAATTAGAAGGAGGCTCATTGCCTCCGCCCACGGAAATTCGCGAAAACGGTTTTAAAATCGTCACCGAGTATAAGTATAACGAAGACGACAAGAAGGTAAAAATCGTTAGAACGTACAAGATCGAAAAACGTAACGTTTCAAAAAGCATTGCTGTGCGGAAAACGTGGAAAAAGTTCGGGGAATCCGTTGATGACAAACCAGGGCCAAATCCTGCAACTACCATTGTTGCTGAAGAGGTTTATATGCAGTATGTTACTAGTAAGGAGGAAGATAATAAGCAGGACGAAGAAAACGcgattgataaattaaaag cAATGGGTGAAAAAACTGTTGTGAAATGTCGTACATGTAGTGGTGACCATTGGACTACAAAATGTCCTTGGAAAGATACAGTATTAGCCGGAGGAAAACCAGATGAGAAAAAAGGACCAGTTAACACTACAACAACCGCCGATAGCAATAAACCTGGTGGTTCCAAGTACGTTCCACCAAATCTTCGTGAAGGAGCGGTAAAACGTACAGataattcaaacatggctcgtCGTGAAGATGCCACAGCAATtcgaatttcaaatttgagtGAATCAACAACCGATATGGATCTGGAAGATTTGGTGAAGCCCTTTGGACCTATTCAGAAACTGTTTTTGGCCAAGGACAAACAAACCGGACAATGCAAAGGATTCGCATACATTCATTTCAAATTTAGGAATGATGCAGCTAAAGCAATTCGTTCTTTACATGGGCATGGTTATGATCATCTTATTTTAACAGTTGATTGGTCTAAACCACCAAGTCATCAGAGTTAA